TCGCAGGCCGGGTTCGCCGGGGTGTCCGAAACACCCACGACCTCGATCTCACCCTCGCGGTAGACCGCGAAGTAGACGGGGGCCCCGACCGCGTCGCGGAAGTGCGCGAGGGAGTCGAGGATCATGCTGCGACGTTTCTGCTGAAGTCCGCCATCGGCGAGCCGTCCGGCGGCGTCGCCCAGGACGAACACTCCACTCTCTCTGCGGAGGTATCCCTCGTGCGTGAGGGTGCGCAGCAGGTGGTACGCGGTGGGAAGCGGGAGCCCGGCTTCGCGTGCCAGCTGTTTCGCCGGGGCTCCCTCGCTATGGGATCCCACTGCTTCGAGGAGCCTCAGCGCCCTCTGCACCGAACCGATCAGAGTCGGCACACCGGCATTGTGAACCGAAGACAAAGCTCACCCCCAGGCGTGGCGGCGGGCCTTTGGGGAGGCCCGCCCTGCGGGGGCCGCCCCCGCACATGCCATCGATCCTGGGGGGCGTACTCGGCGGCTACTTGACATAACCGCAGGTCAGGGCGGCGGAACCGGCTTTCGGTGCCCAGGGAACGGCACAGATTGCCACTCTATCCGCCGATTCCCGGCGTGTGAGCGGTTTACCGCGTCACGTTCCCTCACCTGGCGCAATCGCGGAAGCGTTCCGTCCGCATACTTCTACCACTCGGTGGACGAGGACTTCGAACCGCCCCGGCCGCCAACCTTCTTGACGACGAAGATCAGGGCGCCGACGAGGCCGGCGAAGACGAGCAGCTTGAAGACGACGCTGATCAGCACGCCCAGGATGCTGGTGATCACGCCGCCGAAGACGAACAGCACCAGCAGCGGAACGGCGACCCACTTGACCCACCAGGGCATGCCCGCGAACGTCTCTCGGATCCCGTCCATGTCTCCTCGACCTCTTCCTCTTCCTCGTCCACTTCCGTGACTTCCTGCTCCCGATGCTAGGAGCCGACGGATGCCCGCGGGGGGCCGCGAGCCCCCGGAGTCCCCTGATCCGCCCCCTAGGGGCCGACCGCCGGATCGGCCCTTCGACCCTGAGACCCCGGTGGGCCGCTCAGCCCTCCGGCGGGGAGAACACCACCATCACCTTCAGGTCCTCGGTGATGTGGTGGAACTTGTGGGGGACCCCCGCCGGGACGTAGACCACGCTGCCCCGCGCCACCATCGTCGTCTCCTCCCCGACCGTGATCGAGGCCCTCCCGCTCACCACGAAGTACACCTCGTCCTGCCCGTGCGGCTGCTGCGGGTCGCTCTGACCCGCGTCGAGTGCGTACAGCCCGACCGACATGTTCCGCTCACGCAGGAACTGCAGATAGGCGCCGTCGTTGGCGGCCCGCTCCGCTTCGAGCTCGTCCAGCCGGAACGCTTTCATCGTCCTTGTTCCCCTTGTGTTCAGTCGTCCCCGGGTATCCGCTGATCTGCGGATGTCCCATCGGGATCTTCTCTGCCACGATCAGACACATGACGAATTTCGTAGTCAAGACGCTCGCCAACGCGGCAGCCCTCGCCGTCGCCATCTGGCTGCTCGCCGGCATAACCCTCGACGACGGCAGCAGCCTCGGCCGCCGGACGGTGACCCTGCTGCTGGTCGCGCTGGTCTTCGGCCTGGTCAACTTCATCGTCAAGCCCGTGGTGAAGCTGCTCTCGCTGCCGCTGTTCATCCTCACCCTGGGCCTGTTCACCCTCGTCGTGAACGCCCTGATGCTGATGCTGACCTCCTGGCTGGCCAAGCAGTTCGACCTCAGCTTCCACGTCGACGGCTTCTGGACCGCCCTCGTCGGCGCTCTGATCATCTCCATCGTCAGCTGGGCCGTGAACATGGTCCTGCCCGACAAGAACTGAGCGGGCTCACATGTACCGCGTGTGCTTCGTCTGCACGGGCAACATCTGCCGCTCGCCCATGGCCGAGTCCGTCTTCCGCGCCCGCGTCGCGGAGGCCGGACTCGACGCCCTGGT
This genomic window from Streptomyces sp. NBC_01351 contains:
- a CDS encoding DUF5326 family protein, with translation MDGIRETFAGMPWWVKWVAVPLLVLFVFGGVITSILGVLISVVFKLLVFAGLVGALIFVVKKVGGRGGSKSSSTEW
- a CDS encoding phage holin family protein, with the protein product MTNFVVKTLANAAALAVAIWLLAGITLDDGSSLGRRTVTLLLVALVFGLVNFIVKPVVKLLSLPLFILTLGLFTLVVNALMLMLTSWLAKQFDLSFHVDGFWTALVGALIISIVSWAVNMVLPDKN
- a CDS encoding cupin domain-containing protein — its product is MKAFRLDELEAERAANDGAYLQFLRERNMSVGLYALDAGQSDPQQPHGQDEVYFVVSGRASITVGEETTMVARGSVVYVPAGVPHKFHHITEDLKVMVVFSPPEG